In Antennarius striatus isolate MH-2024 chromosome 20, ASM4005453v1, whole genome shotgun sequence, the genomic window actgggactgtgtgtacaagaaggggcagagcaggatgtacttcctgaggaggctggcctccttcaacatctgtcctaagctccttctcatgttctatcagtccgtagtctccagtgtgctgtcatacgccattgtgtgttggggtgggggggccaggaaaagagatatggactgtctgaacagactcatccgcagagcgggctcagtggtcgggctgagcctggactctgtggacatgcttctggagagcaggaccatgtctaaagttaaggccatcatgaacaacaccaggcaccccctgcacaccaccttctcccagcagagaagcaccttcagcggcagactgctgtcacacagcgcctccacagagaggctgaggtcctccttcgtgccccgtgccatcagggggtacaatgactctctcaggaggatcgggggggaggtggggaggtcagcacggggttaaatggatttaatttaattttatactgtttatattttagttatagtttagtatataagtcctgttagtgctacatgtgtctgttagtgtagtgtatgtcctgtggtgtcagtgtttctttttctcctggtgtttatccagtatttattcattatgtaatgcctgagcagtggatgtgtACAACTTTCTCCAGGATCAatgaagtatctatctatctatctatctatctatctatctatctatctatctatctatctatctatctatctatctatctatctatctatctatctatctatctatctatctacctacctacctacctacctacctacctacctacctacctacctatccatccatccatccatccatccatccatccatccatccatccatccatccatccatccatccatccatccatccatccatccatccatccatccatccatccatccatccatccatccatccatccatccatccatccatccatctatctatctatctatggcGTATCACAGATCTGGGTCAGAGGGATTCGTTTCCTGTCCTGGTGGATGGAAGCTAGCAGCAGATTAGCATGGGAGGTTTCCCTCCACCATGAATGACAGGATGGCTTTActctctggactgttgactgaTTTATTAGTTTATCTTCACAACAACATTCTAACAAGTTACAGTAACATTGTACAGATTTGTTGCATGATGGGTTTGTAGCCAAACGTCATTTGAGATTGTGGTCCCTGTTTGGATTTTCTACTTTTCTGCTGATCTACCTCTACAAAGAACACATCTTTACCAAACGTTCACAGAACATACcatacatgtttacattcttctaTATATTATACAAAACTAACAAGGGTTACAGTATTTATATCACGTTACATGTGTTCCTGATCTTCTGCAGCAGAACTTTAAACCTCTCTTGCTCATGACCATCCTCTCTCGTTTTTCAGGTATTGGGAAGAACGTCATCTGTGACCGGACAGCTACGCCTCTGGACGCCTTCCGTATGATGTCCGCGGCCCAGTACTACCCCAAGTTGCTgagcattatgggaaatgtccTACGTTTCTTGCCAGCCTTTGTCCGTATGAAGGAGTTGTTACAAGAAGGATATGTTGGTGAACTTCTGGTGTGTGAAGCTCAGGTATGACGTTGGGTTTGTGTCCCAATGGACGTCGTTCTGCTGATCTGCGTACAGTCACCACAGACGTGACCTCCAGCACCTTACCTCACCTTACCTTTAGCACCATCAGTGTTTTCTGACACCTAATAAAGTGTATTCACCCTGAGCCTCTGTGTCCTGAAGGTCCACAGCGGGAGCCTCCTGGGGAAGAAATACAACTGGAGCTGTGAcgacctgatgggggggggcggcCTGCACTCGGTGGGCAGTTACATCATTGACCTGCTGACGTTCCTGACTGGTCAGCGTGCGGCGAAGGTCCACGGCTTCCTGAAAACCTTCATCAAGCAGACCGACCACATCCGGGGCATCCGTCAGATCACCAGCGACGACTTCTGCACCTTCCAGATGGTGCTGGAGGGCGGGGCCTGCTGCACCGTCACGCTCAACTTCAATGTGCCGGGAGACTTCCGGCAGGAGGTGATCGTCGTGGGAACCGTGGGGAGGTTGATGGTAATGGGAACGGACCTGTACGGACAGAAGAACGGGGGCGGTGGAGGACCTGAACTCCTGCTCAAAGACTCCACGCCGCTGGAGAAGGCATCCCTACCGGAGAAGGCCTTCAGCGACATCCCGTCCCCCTACCTCACCGGGACCATCCGCATGATCCAGGCGGTGAGGCAGGCCTTCCAGGACCAGGATGACCGGAGGACGTGGGACGGGAGGCCCCTGACCATGGCTGCCACCTTCGAGGACTGTCTCTACGCTCTGTGTGTGGTGGACACCATCAAGAAGTCCAACCAGTGTGGAGAGTGGCAGAACATCGTGGTGATGACGGAGGAGCCGGAGATCAGCCCCGCCTACCTGATCAGTGAGGCCATGCGTCGCAGCAGGATGTCGCTCTACTGTTAGCATCAGGATGTCGCTCTACTGTTAGCATCAGGATGTCGCTCTACTGTTAGCATCAGGATGTCGCTCTACTGTTAGCATCAGGATGTCGCTCTACTGTTAGCATCAGGTGGCGTCCTGGACACCAGTGTTACCGAAGAACTGGAGGCAGCGTCTCAAAGGGTAGTTATTTAGGAAGTGTGTTCCTGCTGGGTTCACCAGTGCTGTCACATCCATTCAGTTACTGTTACACAAGgatacacacacgtgtgttcCTGAGgatacacacacgtgtgtgttcctgaggatacacacacgtgtgtgttcctgaggatacacacacgtgtgtgttcctgaggatacacacacgtgtgtgttcctgaggatacacacacgtgtgtgttcctgaggatacacacacgtgtgtgttcctgATCCCCTGCCTTGCACCAGAGGAATAGCAATGTAATCCATCACCAAACCTTCATTCAAAGGAAGCCTTCCCTTCCCCCCCTCCTGACAGAGGAGTCCTTCCAGAGAGATGCGCTGGTGATGGTGTGTAGTGGGATTACCGACACTGTGGGTCCGGATGAGGACGGCCGTGGAAGAACAAGAGATTAAACTGTTGCTGTAATCTGAAGTAGTCGTTAGTTTACCAAGTGAatgtttaaaacaaatcaatatgCTTGATGCTTGAGTGTCTGTCTGCTCCGTGTGAACCAAGAGGAAAATAATCAATAGTTTGGCTGGTGAGTTATTTATGCAAAATATCCAGGTGGTAGTGAGCAGCAGGTACTGGAGTAGAGGGTTAACAAACTGGTTATATAGGGTAGTGTCTTAAgcagtagtatcagtagtatcTTTGTTTTGGGAGTCCAGAATGAATGTCGGAAACTTTACTGTCATCTTTTATAGTTCACGCTGTTTCTCTTTAAAGCACGAACATGGTGTGGACACGACTACCTGTGGTGATCTTCACACAGACCATTAATCTGCCAACGATTTGGGGCGTCGCTCTCTGTGTGATGCAATGGGTCACTCTCATCAGGCTGCTGGCATCAGTGTTCAGTGTGGTTTAGATACAGGGTCGACCTACAGCAGGCTGTCTGTAGACTCtactgtagg contains:
- the gfod1 gene encoding glucose-fructose oxidoreductase domain-containing protein 1, with the translated sequence MLPGVGVFGTGLTARVIVPLLKNEGFSVKALWGRTEEEAEELAREMSVPFCTNRIDDVLLHQDVDLVCINLPPPLTRQIAVKTLGIGKNVICDRTATPLDAFRMMSAAQYYPKLLSIMGNVLRFLPAFVRMKELLQEGYVGELLVCEAQVHSGSLLGKKYNWSCDDLMGGGGLHSVGSYIIDLLTFLTGQRAAKVHGFLKTFIKQTDHIRGIRQITSDDFCTFQMVLEGGACCTVTLNFNVPGDFRQEVIVVGTVGRLMVMGTDLYGQKNGGGGGPELLLKDSTPLEKASLPEKAFSDIPSPYLTGTIRMIQAVRQAFQDQDDRRTWDGRPLTMAATFEDCLYALCVVDTIKKSNQCGEWQNIVVMTEEPEISPAYLISEAMRRSRMSLYC